The region GTTTCTTATGGTGCCGGCGATAAAAGAAGGCTTCGGCGCGATACAGCCGGGTTTCTGGCAATGGACGATACTGACATCAACGGGGGCGCTCGCCGGTTTTTATTGCAGCATCAAGGCCCTGAAATATTCGGAGGCCTCTCTCGTGATGCCTGTCCTGGCACTGTCCCCGCTGCTTGTGATTCCCGTGAGCGCGCTAATGCTGAAAGAGTTTCCTTCGGCGACGGCATTGATTTCCATGCTCATAATCGTAATCGGATGTTACGTGCTTGCCTCCGGCGGCAATCTTGCCGCACCTTTCAAGATGATAGCCGAAGAAAAAGGCGTGAGGTGGGCATTGCTGACCATAGTTATCTGGTCATTCGTAGCGAGCGCCGACAAAATCGCGCTTGGGCGGTCTTCCGTCGCCGTCTATCCCTTTATTGAAGCAGCGTTCATAACCTTGCTACTGCTTCCGCTGCTGTTTAAAATTAAAATAAAATTAAAGGAACTGAAATATCTT is a window of Candidatus Omnitrophota bacterium DNA encoding:
- a CDS encoding EamA family transporter, producing MHWIIISGLCAVFFGVQGVYIRYLHLKNISSTEAILFSYFSFALPFLMVPAIKEGFGAIQPGFWQWTILTSTGALAGFYCSIKALKYSEASLVMPVLALSPLLVIPVSALMLKEFPSATALISMLIIVIGCYVLASGGNLAAPFKMIAEEKGVRWALLTIVIWSFVASADKIALGRSSVAVYPFIEAAFITLLLLPLLFKIKIKLKELKYLFVCGALNAGLFMTHMAALAVTPRVSYLIAIKRSGILISVVGGLLLFREKDRIRRLSAAVIIIAGNVMLYIFS